The proteins below come from a single Ostrinia nubilalis chromosome Z, ilOstNubi1.1, whole genome shotgun sequence genomic window:
- the LOC135087210 gene encoding mucin-2-like, with amino-acid sequence MAESKKRDKIIPEVKYDPNIIVVSDSEDGDDNKQTLAGLSVRPLSTSPTLTIISKTAGYLQNQDIPEIVTPPGDEDLLQQLFPGVAEPTRHWKWLSESPRSPSNSPTQSLAKSPIQSWLKSVSKPSSKKASTMSTSDQEDSSSKESSRSTSNSSSRSNSPTQQSPPPSHQSRAVLKPSNMSAHKQELYLPPKAISRSSSSSSSSSSVRSSSSSTQTQSPPRSRRAQEVVSSTNMSSPNQRGNLPSKAKSLSQANSSLRSPTPTQSPSVSRNARTNSMSPSPKSSTQMPSTKYTKSSFSNSKPQSKMHTTLCYKFTLPTKTSNNNNKTHSKRVIRSPQLPASPQSLSRSCAHSTSTEVLSRQSPASPQSPTRLCAHKKTSNKKTHSKRETVTSEVLSPQSPASQQSPSRSYAHSTSTEVLSRQSPASPQSSTRLRAHSRSSNKKTHSRRETVTSEVLSPQSPASQQSPSRSYAHSTSTEVLSRQSPASPQSSTRLRAHSRSSNKKTHSRRETVTSEVLSPQSSASPQSPSRLFAHSTSMEVLSRQSPASPQSPTRLCAHSRSSNKKTHLKRETVTSEVLSPQSPASQQSPSRSCAHSTSTEVLSRQSPASPQSSTRLCEHSRSSNKKTHSRRETVTSEVLFPQSPASPQSPSRLCAHSKCSYKPAPAEQTPASPEPPSRAQYPDSRSNGQEGSTDTTSSSNDHSDSRSKRHKASKPPGSPTQTRSLSRSRSKAKIKVEPKMESSASSRAGKTQSSSKRFTINKAGKGNAVIYKFTMANNEYRDVFTRSPP; translated from the exons ATGGCAG AATCTAAAAAAAGAGATAAAATCATTCCAGAAGTCAAATATGACCCTAATATAATTGTGGTTTCGGACAGCGAGGATGGAGATGATAACAAACAGACATTAGCGGGACTGAGTGTACGGCCCCTTTCCACCTCGCCGACATTAACCATAATATCTAAAACGGCTGGATATCTACAAAACCAAGACATTCCTGAAATAGTGACTCCGCCTGGAGACGAAGATTTGTTGCAGCAATTGTTCCCAGGGGTAGCGGAACCGACGAGGCATTGGAAGTGGCTCTCGGAATCGCCGCGGTCGCCTTCAAATTCGCCCACTCAATCGTTAGCAAAGTCGCCTATACAATCGTGGTTGAAATCCGTTTCCAAGccctcttcaaaaaaggcatCAACGATGTCGACTTCTGATCAGGAAGACTCGTCTTCAAAAGAAAGCTCGCGTTCTACGAGTAACTCTAGTTCGCGTTCCAACTCCCCAACACAGCAGTCACCCCCACCTTCACATCAATCGCGAGCGGTGCTCAAGCCATCGAATATGTCAGCTCATAAGCAGGAGCTCTACTTGCCTCCTAAAGCAATTTCACGTTCCAGTTCGTCCTCAAGTTCTTCAAGTTCCGTAAGGTCCTCAAGTTCCTCAACACAAACGCAGTCGCCGCCGCGATCGCGGCGAGCCCAAGAAGTGGTATCGTCAACAAATATGTCATCCCCTAATCAGCGGGGCAACTTACCTTCAAAGGCGAAGTCGCTTTCACAGGCCAACTCATCTCTACGCTCCCCAACGCCAACGCAATCGCCGTCGGTGTCACGAAATGCGCGGACCAACTCTATGTCACCGTCGCCAAAGTCTTCGACACAGATGCCTTCAACCAAGTATACAAAATCTTCGTTTTCGAACTcgaaaccgcaatcaaaaatgcATACAACGCTTTGTTATAAATTTACGTTGCCGACGAAAACctcaaataacaataataagacCCACTCCAAAAGGGTTATACGTTCCCCGCAGTTGCCAGCATCTCCACAGTCCCTTTCTCGCTCATGTGCGCATTCTACTTCTACGGAAGTACTGTCCCGGCAGTCACCAGCATCTCCACAGTCCCCTACTCGCTTATGTGCGCATAAAAAGACCTCAAATAAAAAGACCCACTCAAAAAGGGAAACTGTTACGTCAGAAGTACTGTCTCCGCAGTCGCCAGCATCTCAACAGTCCCCTTCTCGCTCATATGCGCATTCTACTTCTACGGAAGTACTGTCCCGGCAGTCACCAGCATCTCCACAGTCCTCTACTCGCTTACGTGCGCATTCTAGGTCCTCAAATAAAAAGACCCACTCAAGAAGGGAAACTGTTACGTCAGAAGTACTGTCTCCGCAGTCACCAGCATCTCAACAGTCCCCTTCTCGCTCATATGCGCATTCTACTTCTACGGAAGTACTGTCCCGGCAGTCACCAGCATCTCCACAGTCCTCTACTCGCTTACGTGCGCATTCTAGGTCCTCAAATAAAAAGACCCACTCAAGAAGGGAAACTGTTACGTCAGAAGTACTGTCCCCGCAGTCGTCAGCATCTCCACAGTCCCCTTCTCGCTTATTTGCGCATTCTACTTCTATGGAAGTACTGTCCCGGCAGTCACCAGCATCTCCACAGTCCCCTACTCGCTTATGTGCGCATTCTAGGTCCTCAAATAAAAAGACCCACTTAAAAAGGGAAACTGTTACGTCAGAAGTACTGTCTCCGCAGTCGCCAGCATCTCAACAGTCCCCTTCTCGCTCATGTGCGCATTCTACTTCTACGGAAGTACTGTCCCGGCAGTCACCAGCATCTCCACAGTCCTCTACTCGCTTATGTGAGCATTCTAGGTCCTCAAATAAAAAGACTCACTCAAGAAGGGAAACTGTTACGTCAGAAGTACTGTTTCCGCAGTCGCCAGCATCTCCACAGTCCCCTTCTCGCTTATGTGCGCATTCTAAGTGCTCATATAAACCGGCACCGGCTGAGCAGACGCCGGCGTCTCCAGAGCCCCCATCACGGGCTCAATATCCTGATTCACGCTCAAACGGGCAAGAGGGATCCACTGACACTACTTCTTCTTCTAATGATCATAGTGACTCCCGCTCAAAGAGGCATAAGGCATCCAAGCCACCTGGATCTCCAACTCAAACGCGCTCTCTATCGAGATCGCGCTCGAAGGCGAAGATAAAAGTGGAGCCGAAGATGGAATCCTCGGCATCGTCGAGGGCAGGCAAGACACAGTCGTCTTCGAAAC GTTTCACAATCAACAAAGCAGGAAAGGGAAACGCCGTCATCTACAAGTTCACAATGGCCAACAATGAATACAGAGATGTCTTTACGAGGAGCCCCCCCTAG